A single genomic interval of Gouania willdenowi chromosome 22, fGouWil2.1, whole genome shotgun sequence harbors:
- the kcnk5a gene encoding potassium channel subfamily K member 5a isoform X2, translating to MVVSDAAGQGVTITGSKTFNNWNWPNAVIFAATVITTIGYGNIAPKTSAGRVFCIFYGLFGVPLCLTWISELGKFFGGRAKHLGQYLTKKGFSLRKAQFTCTAIFLLWGVLVHLLLPPFVFMSQEGWSYIEGLYFSFVTLTTIGFGDLVAGVEPNKEYPTLYRYFVEVWIYLGLAWLSLFFNWKVRMVVEAHKALKKRRKLRKLSLDELRHYKESHKASLRLPPSPNDVNIFSFLSKKQEGYNDLIKQIGTKKPRRTKGSSASSISKAKDMSRSKSCNDAPVFNGHTILSLDRSPRQKRRYSFSDRVTVAFSKSKNYLLGTDNGSLLKEDQVEGYLDLDEDQMFVNQLDKDMDLNLGGVGDCELGGRRTWELKDYHSLSFKNANITFIDEENFLCNNFVNLEEEDIDEDDSGSKAKLSITTCDENTESTSKEEHNSESEESVFTSDSSEHSHSYEKLVEEYAKEENTDT from the exons ATG GTGGTGTCAGATGCTGCAGGTCAAGGGGTCACCATAACTGGCAGTAAGACATTTAACAACTGGAACTGGCCAAATGCTGTAATCTTCGCTGCTACAGTTATCACAACTATTG GGTATGGGAACATTGCTCCAAAAACATCAGCAGGACGCGTTTTCTGCATCTTCTACGGTTTGTTTGGCGTTCCTCTGTGCCTCACATGGATCAGCGAGCTAGGAAAGTTCTTTGGTGGCAGAGCCAAGCATCTGGGACAGTATTTAACGAAGAAAGGATTTTCTCTT AGAAAAGCTCAGTTTACCTGCACAGCTATCTTTCTCCTGTGGGGTGTGCTGGTCCATTTACTACTTCCACCGTTTGTGTTTATGTCCCAGGAAGGTTGGTCTTACATAGAAGGCTTGTACTTCTCATTTGTAACCTTGACCACCATTGGTTTTGGAGATTTGGTTGCAG GTGTGGAACCAAATAAAGAATATCCAACTTTGTATCGTTACTTTGTTGAGGTGTGGATTTATCTGGGATTGGCCTGGCTTTCCTTGTTCTTCAACTGGAAAGTGCGGATGGTGGTAGAAGCACACAAGGCACTAAAGAAACGACGCAAGCTCCGTAAACTATCCCTGGATGAGCTCCGGCATTACAAAGAGTCTCATAAAGCTTCTCTTCGCTTACCACCCTCCCCCAATGACGTCAACATCTTCAGTTTCTTGTCTAAGAAACAGGAAGGCTACAATGACTTGATCAAACAGATCGGCACCAAGAAACCTAGGAGAACCAAGGGAAGCTCTGCCAGTTCCATCAGTAAAGCCAAAGACATGAGCCGATCCAAGAGTTGCAATGATGCTCCCGTGTTTAATGGCCATACAATACTTAGCCTGGACCGATCTCCCCGCCAAAAGAGGCGCTACAGTTTCAGCGACCGTGTCACTGTTGCTTTTTCAAAGTCCAAGAACTACCTTCTGGGCACAGACAATGGTTCATTGCTTAAAGAGGACCAAGTAGAAGGTTACCTAGATCTTGACGAGGATCAGATGTTTGTGAATCAACTTGACAAAGACATGGACCTTAACCTAGGCGGTGTGGGAGATTGTGAACTTGGTGGTCGGAGGACTTGGGAATTGAAAGATTACCACTCTCTTTCTTTCAAAAATGCAAACATTACTTTTATCGATGAGGAAAACTTTCTCTGCAATAACTTTGTCAACTTGGAGGAGGAGGACATTGATGAGGATGATTCTGGCTCCAAGGCTAAACTTTCTATAACAACGTGTGACGAAAACACAGAATCAACCTCTAAGGAAGAGCATAATTCAGAGTCTGAAGAGTCGGTTTTCACCAGTGACAGTTCCGAGCACAGTCACTCCTACGAGAAACTGGTTGAGGAATATGCAAAGGAAGAAAACACAGACACCTGA